A single Perca flavescens isolate YP-PL-M2 chromosome 2, PFLA_1.0, whole genome shotgun sequence DNA region contains:
- the LOC114546081 gene encoding E3 SUMO-protein ligase CBX4, giving the protein MELPAAGEHVFAVESIEKKRSRKGRSEYLVKWRGWSPKYNTWEPEENILDPRLLDAFQDRERQEQLMGYRKRGPKPKHLLVQVPSFARRSSILADLHEASLDEDSCQKPSPIQMLRPQGQQYQLNSKKHHPYQPLCRERDAEQQAHGKKLYYQLNSKKHHHYQPDLNGHEPLFAKPREVKAPELANKGYNLPPVLQQKWVRDKDSGCLTKVKDITMELKKLPADLNGHKEPETARPKEDALAQSNGVSNGKLKIVKNKNKNGRIVIVMSKYMENGMKAAKVKNGNSETGEKPAQGTDTGAENHLEKMKLIKKLGLMNGFSKNPKDKPRVSSSGLNGHCPKEKEQSPKSEPTVTEQDKHVGVGGQGQLSADQPLQLTTEPNLLALPLDGGVPSPLDKRGSQGGFQGLKRHLCDTDSEEHGSSKRFGTSRSTGAANTVSSPTQSVSMDQNGHQSPIGLQDCGYVDQEEPIDLSIVKSRPKATQPETHPQAQTVTQAKTHTRDETDTQAQTQTDAQTESQPRTETQKTTEEENVTSLSVSDPEKRKEETFPSFQPFLGNIVITDITTNCLTVTFKEYIKV; this is encoded by the exons ATGGAGCTACCCGCCGCGGGAGAGCACGTCTTTGCGGTGGAGAGCATCGAGAAGAAGCGCAGCAGAAAG GGGAGGTCTGAGTACTTGGTCAAGTGGCGAGGATGGTCCCCAAA ATACAACACGTGGGAACCAGAGGAAAACATCCTGGACCCAAGACTGCTTGATGCTTTCCAAGACAG GGAACGCCAAGAGCAGCTGATGGGATATCGCAAGAGAGGACCCAAGCCCAAGCACCTCCTGGTTCAG GTTCCTTCTTTCGCCCGGAGATCCAGTATTCTGGCGGACCTTCATGAGGCATCCCTGGACGAGGACAGCTGTCAGAAGCCCAGCCCCATCCAGATGCTCCGCCCCCAGGGCCAGCAGTACCAGCTCAACAGCAAGAAGCACCACCCGTACCAGCCGCTGTGCAGGGAGCGCGATGCCGAGCAGCAGGCACACGGCAAGAAGCTCTACTATCAGCTCAACAGCAAGAAGCACCACCACTACCAGCCGGACCTCAACGGCCACGAGCCCTTATTCGCCAAACCCAGAGAGGTAAAAGCTCCGGAGCTGGCTAACAAGGGCTACAACCTTCCCCCTGTGCTGCAGCAAAAGTGGGTCCGGGACAAGGACTCAGGCTGCCTGACCAAAGTCAAGGATATCACCATGGAGCTGAAGAAGCTTCCGGCAGACCTCAATGGCCACAAAGAGCCGGAGACGGCCAGGCCTAAAGAGGACGCTTTAGCGCAGTCGAACGGCGTCAGCAATGGCAAGCTAAAGATCGTgaagaacaaaaacaagaacGGGCGGATTGTTATCGTCATGAGCAAGTACATGGAAAACGGAATGAAAGCGGCCAAGGTTAAAAACGGCAATTCTGAAACCGGCGAAAAGCCGGCGCAAGGAACGGACACCGGTGCGGAGAACCACCTCGAGAAGATGAAGCTCATCAAGAAGCTGGGCCTCATGAATGGATTTTCCAAAAACCCCAAAGACAAACCGAGGGTTTCCAGCTCTGGATTAAACGGACACTGCCCCAAAGAAAAGGAACAGTCCCCCAAATCGGAGCCAACTGTGACTGAACAGGATAAACACGTCGGGGTCGGGGGTCAGGGGCAGCTTTCAGCCGATCAGCCTTTACAATTGACAACCGAGCCTAATTTGCTCGCCCTGCCTTTGGATGGGGGAGTTCCCTCCCCACTGGACAAAAGAGGAAGCCAAGGTGGATTTCAAGGACTGAAGCGACACCTCTGTGACACAGACAGCGAGGAGCATGGGAGTAGTAAGAGGTTTGGGACTTCCAGGAGCACCGGCGCTGCCAACACGGTGTCTTCACCCACCCAAAGCGTCAGCATGGACCAAAACGGACACCAGAGTCCCATAGGACTGCAGGACTGCGGGTATGTGGACCAAGAGGAGCCGATTGACTTGAGCATTGTCAAGTCCAGGCCTAAAGCTACCCAGCCTGAAACACACCCACAGGCTCAGACTGTAACGCAAGCTAAAACACACACGCGGGACGAAACAGACACGCAAGCTCAAACACAAACGGACGCACAGACGGAAAGTCAGCCCCGGACTGAAACACAAAAAACTACAGAGGAGGAGAACGTCACTTCTTTGTCCGTTTCCGACCcggaaaagagaaaagaggagacaTTTCCCTCTTTCCAGCCTTTCCTTGGGAATATAGTGATCACAGACATTACTACAAACTGCCTCACAGTCACATTTAAGGAATACATCAAAGTGTAA
- the cbx8b gene encoding chromobox protein homolog 8b — MVCREFRVTAWDWRKISALLALASTKLTVGSTGVNMELSAVGERVFAAESIIKRRIRKGRIEYLVKWKGWSPKYSTWEPEENILDSRLFVAFEQRERERELYGPKKRGPKPKTFLLKAQVKAKSYEFRGDAVQGMHITYPTPEPVVTPRAREGLRAVVPTIFPPSTVNRGESVRVRPPELSTREYRQPSLQHIGPDGLLHVPKKRGPKPKPRFKDSSCSPVVSEPHKRRAEEQVSHSHHKLAKLQGGEETRLIKVSHRHPESHGHKPHHHHHHHHHHHHLTHNRGSSYKQLYSERSLHPHRTDPDTHRTKDSSTYLAPVHFKHQSKMSQGSSRPAELPQMEKPYFLDRPSPTRLDVDLDEVAWRPSIGDVEKVLVTDVTTNFLTVTIKESSTSKGFFKDKR, encoded by the exons ATGGTCTGTCGGGAATTCAGAGTGACTGCCTGGGACTGGAGAAAGATATCTGCTCTGCTAGCGTTAGCGTCCACTAAGCTAACTGTAGGTAGCACTGGAGTAAACATGGAGCTGTCTGCCGTCGGGGAGAGGGTGTTTGCTGCCGAGTCTATAATCAAACGGAGGATAAGGAAG GGTCGGATTGAATACCTTGTGAAATGGAAGGGCTGGTCTCCCAA ATACAGCACCTGGGAACCAGAGGAGAATATTTTGGACTCCCGCCTGTTTGTCGCTTTTGAGCAGAG GGAGCGTGAAAGGGAGCTCTATGGGCCCAAAAAGAGAGGACCAAAACCCAAGACATTTCTGCTTAAG GCTCAGGTTAAAGCCAAATCCTATGAGTTCAGGGGTGATGCAGTCCAAGGGATGCACATCACCTACCCAACCCCCGAGCCTGTTGTCACCCCCAGGGCCAGAGAGGGCCTTAGAGCCGTCGTTCCCACCATCTTCCCGCCAAGTACTGTAAACCGCGGAGAAAGCGTACGTGTCCGACCACCAGAACTGAGCACCCGTGAGTACCGGCAGCCTTCCCTTCAGCATATCGGTCCAGACGGACTACTCCACGTACCCAAAAAAAGAGGCCCAAAGCCTAAACCCCGCTTCAAGGACAGCAGCTGCAGCCCTGTGGTCTCCGAACCCCACAAGAGGAGAGCGGAGGAGCAGGTGAGCCACAGCCATCACAAACTGGCTAAGCTCCAGGGGGGGGAAGAGACGAGGCTGATCAAAGTGTCCCACAGACACCCAGAGAGCCATGGTCACAAAccccaccaccatcaccaccaccaccaccatcaccatcacctcACACACAACCGGGGAAGCTCCTACAAGCAGCTGTACTCTGAGCGCAGCTTGCATCCACACAGAACCGACCCGGACACACACAGGACTAAGGACAGCTCCACGTACCTGGCACCTGTGCACTTTAAGCACCAGTCCAAAATGAGCCAGGGCTCGAGTCGCCCCGCTGAGCTTCCACAGATGGAAAAGCCTTACTTTTTGGACAGGCCGTCCCCGACCAGGCTCGACGTCGACTTGGATGAAGTGGCGTGGAGGCCCTCTATCGGCGACGTGGAAAAGGTCTTAGTGACGGACGTGACCACAAACTTCCTGACCGTCACCATCAAGGAGAGCAGCACTTCGAAAGGCTTCTTCAAGgacaaaagatga